The following coding sequences lie in one Bartonella sp. DGB1 genomic window:
- the gltX gene encoding glutamate--tRNA ligase: protein MIKVRFAPSPTGYIHIGNARAALFNWLYVLKNNGNFILRFDDTDSSRSKEEYITAIKEDLDWLQIEVSNFYFQSKRTKLYDDAVEQLKQKGLLYPCYETSEELERKRKLRLARKLPPIYGRDALKLTEQEKRDYESEGRKPHWRFLLPNFDKSPFDVRRTLIEWDDVVRGKQIVDMGSISDPVLVRADGSYLYTLPSVVDDIDMEITHIIRGDDHITNTGAQIPIFNALGAKAPAFGHFNLLTTDSGAGLSKRKGDLAIRNLRNAGFEPMAVASLAVLIGSSKNVVAYDDMKSLSEVISSQDTSRSTAQFSENDLPNLNRQLVHRYEFEQVKDRLAALNIEGEKAKLFWDNFKSNLTFVNEAKIWWEMLQANFDINVALSDDDKNYIKIALEYLPTGQWDNQTWFNWCDKLKQVTGRKGKNLFMPLRLTLTGQEHGPDLASILQLIGYQEAKNRLNNIINK from the coding sequence ATGATTAAAGTTCGTTTTGCACCCTCACCAACTGGGTATATTCATATTGGTAACGCACGTGCAGCCTTGTTTAATTGGCTATATGTTTTAAAAAATAATGGTAATTTTATTCTGCGTTTTGATGATACTGATAGTAGCCGTTCAAAAGAAGAATATATAACTGCTATAAAGGAAGATCTTGACTGGTTGCAGATAGAAGTTTCAAATTTTTATTTTCAATCTAAACGTACAAAATTATATGATGATGCGGTTGAACAGTTAAAACAAAAGGGTTTATTGTATCCTTGTTATGAAACATCTGAAGAACTAGAACGAAAACGAAAATTACGTTTAGCGCGTAAGTTACCACCTATATATGGTAGAGATGCGTTGAAGTTAACTGAACAAGAAAAAAGAGATTATGAGAGTGAAGGTCGTAAACCGCATTGGCGTTTTTTACTACCAAATTTTGATAAAAGTCCTTTTGATGTACGTAGAACATTAATAGAGTGGGATGATGTAGTTAGAGGAAAACAGATAGTAGATATGGGCTCTATATCTGATCCAGTTTTAGTAAGAGCCGATGGAAGTTATTTATATACTTTACCATCAGTTGTTGATGATATTGATATGGAGATAACTCATATTATCAGAGGAGATGATCATATAACTAACACTGGTGCACAAATTCCTATTTTTAATGCTTTAGGCGCTAAAGCACCTGCATTTGGTCACTTTAACTTACTAACTACGGATAGTGGTGCTGGTTTATCTAAAAGAAAAGGAGATCTAGCTATTCGTAATTTAAGAAATGCAGGATTTGAACCGATGGCTGTAGCATCTTTAGCTGTATTAATTGGAAGTTCTAAAAATGTAGTCGCTTATGATGATATGAAGTCATTAAGTGAAGTTATATCATCACAAGATACTTCACGTTCTACTGCTCAATTTAGTGAAAATGATTTACCTAATTTAAATCGTCAATTAGTTCATCGTTATGAGTTTGAGCAAGTAAAAGATAGACTAGCTGCCTTGAATATTGAAGGTGAAAAGGCTAAATTATTTTGGGATAATTTTAAATCTAATTTAACATTTGTTAACGAGGCTAAAATTTGGTGGGAGATGTTACAAGCTAACTTTGATATAAATGTGGCATTAAGTGATGATGATAAAAATTATATAAAAATAGCTTTAGAATATTTACCTACAGGTCAATGGGATAATCAAACGTGGTTTAATTGGTGTGATAAACTTAAGCAAGTAACCGGTCGTAAGGGTAAAAATTTATTTATGCCTTTGCGGTTAACTTTAACCGGTCAGGAGCATGGTCCAGATTTAGCTAGTATTCTGCAGTTGATAGGTTATCAGGAAGCAAAAAATAGATTGAATAATATAATTAATAAGTAA
- a CDS encoding NAD+ synthase, translating to MKIFLAQLNPTVGDIANNLKLALNYYSKAKAVKADIIVFSELFICGYSPQDLVKLQSFLQECELAIMELTQATKDSDTAILVGSPIVDSNNIYNAALLLDKGEIIAKSYKYHLPNYKEFSEKRIFSTAELPRVINFRDKKIAMPICEDIWQNSDLISHLKMQGVELLLVMNASPYTVNKMKLRHNLVRNITTKISVPLVYVNQIGAQDGLIFDGGSFVYNATGDCILQLAQFKEDTACYDLDINNKINYENLILNQEEANYQACVLGLRDYILKNNFKKVIVGLSGGIDSALSTVMAVDAIGAENVSCYMLPYKYTSDDSLIDAEISAKLLGVDYHVIPINQAVEASLTSLSSLFAGYQSDTTEENIQSRIRGVFLMALANKFNSLLITTGNKSELAVGYATLYGDMNGAYNPIKDLYKTEVYKLARWRNANYIDGLLGIKGKVIAENILTKEPSAELRDNQKDTDSLPPYDILDKILYKLIEEEKSLKQIISDGYNETIVAKIENLLYLSEYKRSQAAIGTKLTERSLGIDRQYPITNSYRDKFR from the coding sequence TTGAAAATTTTCTTAGCGCAATTAAATCCAACAGTAGGTGATATAGCTAATAATTTAAAGTTAGCTTTAAATTATTATAGTAAGGCGAAAGCAGTTAAGGCTGATATTATCGTTTTTAGTGAATTATTTATTTGTGGATATAGTCCACAGGATTTAGTAAAATTACAATCTTTTTTGCAGGAATGTGAATTAGCTATCATGGAATTAACGCAAGCTACTAAAGATAGTGATACAGCTATTTTAGTTGGTTCTCCTATAGTTGATAGTAATAATATTTATAATGCGGCTTTATTATTAGATAAAGGTGAGATTATTGCAAAAAGTTATAAATATCATCTTCCTAATTATAAAGAATTTTCTGAGAAAAGAATTTTTTCCACGGCTGAATTACCCAGGGTTATTAATTTTAGAGATAAAAAAATAGCTATGCCTATATGCGAAGATATTTGGCAAAATTCTGATTTAATATCTCATTTAAAAATGCAAGGTGTAGAATTATTATTAGTTATGAATGCTTCGCCTTATACTGTTAATAAGATGAAATTACGTCATAATTTAGTTAGAAATATTACTACAAAAATTTCTGTACCATTAGTGTATGTTAATCAAATTGGTGCGCAAGATGGATTAATTTTTGATGGAGGATCTTTCGTATATAATGCAACAGGAGATTGTATCCTCCAATTAGCACAATTTAAGGAAGATACTGCTTGTTATGATTTGGATATTAATAATAAGATAAATTATGAAAATTTAATATTAAATCAGGAAGAAGCAAATTATCAAGCTTGTGTTTTAGGGCTAAGAGATTATATCCTTAAAAATAATTTTAAGAAAGTAATTGTAGGTTTATCTGGCGGTATAGATTCTGCTTTATCTACGGTAATGGCTGTAGATGCTATTGGGGCTGAAAATGTTTCTTGTTATATGTTACCATATAAATATACTTCTGATGACTCATTAATAGATGCAGAAATATCTGCTAAATTGTTGGGCGTAGATTATCATGTTATTCCAATTAATCAAGCTGTAGAAGCTAGTTTAACTAGTTTGTCATCTTTATTTGCTGGTTATCAATCAGATACTACAGAGGAAAATATTCAAAGTAGAATAAGAGGCGTCTTTTTGATGGCTTTAGCTAATAAATTTAATAGTTTATTAATAACGACAGGAAATAAATCAGAATTAGCCGTAGGTTATGCTACCCTTTATGGAGATATGAATGGAGCATATAATCCTATCAAAGATCTATATAAAACTGAAGTTTATAAATTAGCTAGGTGGAGAAATGCTAATTATATAGATGGTTTATTAGGTATTAAAGGTAAGGTAATAGCTGAAAATATTCTAACTAAAGAACCATCTGCAGAATTACGAGATAATCAAAAAGATACTGATAGTTTACCACCTTATGATATATTAGATAAAATTTTATATAAGTTAATAGAGGAAGAAAAAAGTTTAAAACAAATAATATCAGATGGTTATAATGAAACTATTGTTGCTAAGATAGAAAATTTATTATACTTATCAGAATATAAAAGAAGTCAGGCCGCAATAGGTACTAAATTAACAGAACGCTCTTTAGGTATTGATAGACAATATCCTATAACAAATTCTTATCGAGATAAATTTAGGTAA
- a CDS encoding 3-deoxy-7-phosphoheptulonate synthase produces the protein MTQITDNKKLDITSWRYKKSQQIPIYNNQKKLELVEETLKKYRPLVVVNEIEQLLEDITQVQRGQGYILQAGECAERFADNNYAFVKNFYYFFKQLIKILSRDGNENFVHIGRIAGQFAKPRTNLYENKDNKRILAYRGDIINDIAEDIIKRQPDPSRQIKAYYQAEYILKLLNYFVNKEKNKQNFYVSHEALLLNYEEALTRVDVNGNYYNSSAHMVWIGNRTRQLDHAHVEFCKNIVNPIGIKCDDKITAEELLKLLDILNPNNKDGKIILITRFGYDKIETVLPNLIKAVQSFGNNVTWICDPMHGNNVVYNNYKTRKFEHILSETASFFEIHKRMASHPGGIHLEITEKMVSECLGGYKHQITEDQLSERYLTNCDPRLNRQQSLELATFVADKIANNK, from the coding sequence ATGACGCAAATAACAGATAATAAAAAATTAGATATAACTTCTTGGCGGTATAAGAAATCTCAACAAATTCCAATTTATAATAATCAAAAAAAATTAGAATTAGTGGAGGAGACTTTAAAAAAATATCGCCCTTTAGTAGTTGTAAATGAAATTGAACAATTGCTTGAAGATATAACTCAGGTGCAAAGGGGGCAGGGTTATATTTTGCAAGCTGGAGAATGTGCTGAACGATTTGCAGACAATAATTATGCTTTTGTGAAAAATTTTTATTATTTTTTTAAGCAATTGATAAAAATTTTATCTAGGGACGGTAATGAGAATTTTGTACATATAGGTAGAATAGCAGGACAATTTGCTAAGCCAAGAACTAATCTATATGAAAATAAAGATAATAAAAGAATCCTAGCTTATAGAGGAGATATTATTAACGATATAGCCGAGGATATTATTAAACGGCAACCCGACCCTAGTAGGCAAATTAAGGCCTATTATCAGGCAGAATATATTTTAAAATTATTGAATTATTTCGTTAATAAGGAAAAGAATAAACAAAATTTTTACGTTAGTCATGAAGCTTTATTATTGAATTATGAAGAGGCATTAACTAGAGTCGATGTTAATGGTAACTATTATAATAGCTCTGCTCATATGGTCTGGATAGGGAATCGCACGCGTCAACTTGATCATGCGCATGTAGAATTTTGTAAAAATATCGTTAATCCTATAGGTATTAAATGTGATGATAAAATTACCGCAGAAGAATTATTAAAGTTATTGGATATTTTGAATCCTAATAATAAAGATGGTAAAATAATTCTTATTACTAGGTTTGGCTATGATAAAATTGAAACAGTTTTACCAAATTTAATTAAGGCTGTACAATCATTTGGAAATAATGTCACTTGGATTTGCGATCCTATGCATGGTAATAATGTAGTATATAACAATTATAAAACGCGTAAATTTGAACATATATTATCAGAAACAGCATCTTTTTTTGAGATTCATAAGAGAATGGCTAGTCATCCTGGAGGTATACATTTAGAAATAACTGAAAAAATGGTGAGTGAATGTTTAGGTGGTTATAAGCATCAGATTACTGAAGATCAGCTATCAGAACGTTATTTAACCAATTGCGATCCTCGATTAAATCGACAACAATCATTAGAGTTAGCTACTTTTGTAGCTGATAAAATAGCTAATAATAAATAA
- the gor gene encoding glutathione-disulfide reductase, giving the protein MREYDYDLFVIGGGSGGVRAARLAGQLGKKVALAEEYRIGGTCVVRGCVPKKLYVYASRYHEMFEDSQGFGWAYNGISFDWKKLVAAKDKEIRRLEKIYQSGLSAAKVEIFEDKAVFLDNHTLKLQKSNKIITADKILIATGSTPLTNLPIEGLEHGLTTNELFNLPELPKSIVIAGGGYTAVEFANIFHGLGVNVTLVHWKDYILSSFDMDLREGLQSAMKEKNIKFATGVTITKIDKIDSQYKVILSDGKEIKTDIVVLALGRHPYVKGLGLENTDVILNQSGLICVDNYLKTTADNIWALGDVANHYQLTPVAIHEAMCFIQTVFHNKPTSPDYEYIATAVFSQPEIAKVGLSEAEAATSLLSVEIYKTSFRPMVHSLSGRNAKCFMKLVVDSNSRLIVGAHMLGENAGEIIQLLSVALKGKLTKEQFDATMAVHPTISEEFVTMYQPNYCYVEGQKIGGC; this is encoded by the coding sequence ATGAGAGAATATGATTATGATTTATTTGTAATAGGAGGAGGATCTGGAGGAGTAAGGGCGGCTCGTCTTGCTGGTCAATTAGGAAAAAAAGTAGCGTTAGCAGAAGAATATCGAATTGGTGGTACTTGTGTAGTGCGTGGTTGTGTTCCTAAAAAATTATATGTATATGCCTCTCGATACCATGAAATGTTTGAAGATTCACAAGGATTTGGTTGGGCGTATAATGGAATAAGTTTTGATTGGAAAAAATTAGTTGCTGCTAAGGATAAAGAAATTAGAAGGTTAGAAAAAATTTATCAGTCAGGCTTGTCAGCTGCAAAAGTTGAGATTTTTGAAGATAAAGCCGTTTTTTTAGATAATCATACTCTTAAATTACAAAAATCAAATAAAATAATTACTGCTGATAAAATATTAATAGCAACTGGTTCTACACCTTTAACTAATTTACCTATTGAAGGATTGGAGCATGGACTGACAACTAATGAATTATTTAACTTACCTGAATTACCAAAGTCTATAGTAATTGCTGGCGGAGGCTATACTGCGGTAGAATTTGCTAATATTTTTCATGGTTTAGGAGTTAACGTCACTTTAGTGCATTGGAAAGATTATATATTATCATCTTTTGATATGGATTTACGTGAAGGTTTACAATCTGCGATGAAAGAAAAAAATATAAAATTTGCTACTGGAGTTACAATTACGAAAATTGATAAAATAGATTCTCAATATAAGGTGATTTTGTCTGATGGTAAGGAGATAAAAACAGATATTGTAGTTCTGGCTCTAGGTCGTCATCCTTATGTAAAAGGTTTAGGGTTGGAAAATACTGATGTTATATTGAATCAGTCAGGTTTAATATGTGTAGATAATTACTTGAAAACTACGGCAGATAATATTTGGGCGTTAGGTGATGTAGCTAATCATTACCAACTTACTCCTGTTGCGATACATGAAGCTATGTGTTTTATTCAAACTGTCTTCCATAATAAACCTACTAGCCCGGATTATGAATATATTGCAACGGCGGTTTTTTCTCAGCCAGAAATTGCAAAAGTAGGACTAAGTGAAGCAGAGGCAGCCACTTCTTTATTATCAGTAGAAATTTATAAGACTTCATTTCGTCCTATGGTACATAGTTTGTCAGGTAGAAATGCAAAATGTTTTATGAAATTAGTAGTAGATTCTAATAGTCGTTTAATAGTAGGAGCACATATGCTAGGAGAAAATGCAGGCGAAATAATTCAATTATTATCGGTTGCATTAAAAGGCAAATTAACTAAAGAGCAATTTGATGCTACTATGGCAGTACATCCAACTATAAGTGAAGAATTTGTAACTATGTATCAGCCAAATTATTGTTATGTAGAGGGGCAAAAAATCGGCGGTTGTTAG
- the rpiA gene encoding ribose-5-phosphate isomerase RpiA: MLSQNELKEKAAQTAVSLVKNNMKLGIGTGSTVDFFVKLLAKEIQKGLKIVGVATSEQTAALCRSLTVPLTTLEEHPVLDLTIDGADEVDPNLQLIKGGGGALLREKITAFASKEMVVIIDESKKVNQLGNFPLPIEVNRFGWKATKTALQQLAEKFSLTGDIILRHQASIPFITDEGHYILDAHWSKLSELKILAAKLEQIPGVVQHGLFIDMATKVIVAQPNGDIKIIEAKDKR, translated from the coding sequence ATGTTATCTCAAAATGAATTAAAAGAAAAGGCCGCTCAAACAGCAGTTTCATTAGTAAAAAATAATATGAAATTAGGTATAGGTACTGGTTCGACAGTAGATTTTTTTGTGAAATTACTCGCTAAAGAAATACAAAAAGGTTTAAAAATAGTTGGTGTTGCAACCTCAGAACAAACTGCCGCTTTATGTAGAAGTTTAACCGTACCACTAACAACTTTAGAGGAACATCCAGTTTTAGATCTTACTATTGATGGAGCTGATGAAGTTGATCCTAATTTACAATTAATCAAAGGTGGAGGTGGTGCATTACTTCGAGAGAAGATTACCGCTTTCGCTTCTAAAGAAATGGTAGTTATAATTGATGAAAGTAAAAAGGTTAATCAACTTGGTAATTTTCCTCTACCTATAGAAGTTAATAGATTTGGTTGGAAAGCTACTAAAACAGCACTACAACAATTAGCAGAAAAATTTTCTCTAACAGGTGATATTATTTTAAGACACCAAGCTAGTATCCCTTTTATCACAGATGAAGGACATTATATATTAGACGCACATTGGAGTAAGTTATCAGAGCTAAAAATTTTAGCTGCAAAGTTAGAACAAATACCAGGGGTAGTGCAACATGGGTTATTTATAGATATGGCAACTAAAGTAATAGTAGCGCAACCTAATGGCGATATTAAAATTATTGAAGCAAAAGATAAAAGGTAG
- a CDS encoding ComEC/Rec2 family competence protein: MQAPDPLNKIKYVEDKINIVAKILNFINTIKNLFILEYSYGTYFNWIPVFFAIGILLYYHIDLELQLTSLILLNLLIGTLMVFINKNKFLLILVSYIFFIILGMTCAKLETIRLNTNMIPSAITTHIIAKVEQINLVKNNNYRLILATQDTSQPKLSYVPQKIQVKLNELIRDLQIGDKLSGKIRLSPFNGAERLSGFNFSFSQYFNSIGAQGVFLNKPILIKHKDNLTLSNKFMQYVEQVRFNLSHRIYEVLPGEKGAIAAALITGKRGGISEETNYNLRRSGLAHILAISGLHMSLVVGLILVLFRYIFALFPVFTSHYSIRKMVAIPALMVAFLYLLLSGISVAAFRSFLMVCVILLAMLCGRQALTIRNLSIAALVILIFSPHEILNAGFQLSFGATLILLASINWIDLSKLYATKRIAKFYRILWNYILIPILAIAITSFVIGFASGIYSLYHFDNIAIWGVVSNILVFPIITLIIMPSALIASLLVPFGMDYYIFKLMGWGIEYVIMVANWVSSWSYKNSFGYMPVSTLIFSTLGLLCLCGFRTKLAVVSIVFFILAAVSFYFKKIPHIIIIKNNLVMILDKRAISINKNNSANKLRIKNFIQLYKIDQLLPPLTTDYLAQYGQFMCKKGLCVAVLKNGDIITVAENNGSAKAACELGDIVILNYKGYHNRCYNKSSLVINSYDLARWGTAIININGNNYDVKYTDGSISRPWNKHKKFISFD, from the coding sequence ATGCAAGCACCAGATCCTCTTAATAAAATAAAATATGTGGAAGATAAGATAAATATAGTTGCTAAGATATTAAATTTTATCAATACGATAAAAAATCTTTTTATTCTAGAATATTCTTACGGTACATATTTTAATTGGATACCCGTATTTTTCGCTATAGGTATCTTATTATACTATCACATAGATCTGGAATTGCAATTAACTAGTTTAATCTTATTAAATTTGTTAATAGGAACTTTGATGGTTTTTATTAATAAAAATAAATTTCTTCTTATATTAGTAAGTTATATATTTTTTATTATATTGGGTATGACCTGTGCAAAATTAGAAACAATACGTTTAAATACTAATATGATACCTTCAGCAATAACAACTCACATAATTGCTAAGGTAGAGCAAATTAATTTAGTTAAAAATAATAATTATAGATTAATTTTAGCAACGCAAGATACTTCACAACCTAAATTATCATATGTACCACAGAAAATACAAGTTAAGCTGAATGAACTAATTAGAGATTTACAAATAGGAGATAAATTATCGGGTAAAATAAGACTCAGTCCTTTTAATGGTGCTGAACGATTATCCGGTTTTAATTTTAGTTTTTCTCAATATTTTAACTCTATCGGTGCGCAAGGTGTTTTTTTAAATAAACCAATATTGATAAAACATAAAGATAACTTAACATTAAGCAATAAATTTATGCAATATGTAGAACAAGTTAGATTTAATTTATCGCATCGTATATATGAAGTCTTACCTGGAGAGAAAGGCGCAATCGCGGCTGCATTAATAACCGGTAAAAGAGGAGGTATATCTGAAGAAACTAATTATAATTTAAGGCGATCAGGATTAGCTCATATACTTGCTATATCTGGGTTGCATATGTCTTTAGTTGTTGGACTTATTTTAGTGCTTTTCAGGTATATTTTTGCTTTATTTCCAGTATTTACCTCGCATTATTCTATAAGAAAAATGGTAGCTATTCCTGCTTTGATGGTAGCATTTTTATATTTATTATTATCTGGGATTTCAGTTGCAGCCTTTAGAAGCTTTTTAATGGTATGCGTTATTTTATTAGCTATGTTATGTGGCAGACAGGCATTGACAATAAGAAATTTATCTATCGCAGCATTGGTTATTTTAATATTCTCACCTCATGAAATATTAAATGCTGGTTTTCAATTATCTTTTGGAGCTACATTGATTTTATTGGCATCTATTAATTGGATAGATTTAAGTAAATTATATGCTACTAAAAGAATAGCTAAATTCTATAGGATATTGTGGAATTATATTCTTATACCAATATTAGCTATTGCTATAACTTCTTTTGTTATAGGTTTTGCGAGTGGTATTTATTCTTTATATCATTTTGATAATATTGCAATTTGGGGCGTGGTAAGTAATATTTTAGTTTTTCCTATTATTACATTAATAATTATGCCTTCGGCGTTAATAGCTAGTTTGTTAGTTCCATTTGGAATGGATTATTATATTTTTAAATTAATGGGGTGGGGAATTGAATATGTTATCATGGTCGCTAATTGGGTATCTAGTTGGAGTTATAAAAATAGCTTTGGCTATATGCCCGTATCAACTTTAATCTTTTCAACTTTAGGCTTATTATGTTTGTGTGGTTTTAGAACTAAGTTAGCGGTAGTTTCTATTGTCTTTTTTATATTAGCAGCGGTTAGTTTTTATTTTAAAAAAATACCACATATAATTATCATTAAAAATAATTTAGTAATGATATTAGATAAGCGAGCTATCTCTATTAATAAAAATAACTCAGCTAATAAATTAAGAATTAAAAATTTTATACAACTTTATAAAATAGATCAATTATTACCTCCTTTAACTACGGATTATTTAGCACAATATGGACAATTCATGTGCAAAAAAGGTCTATGTGTTGCTGTATTAAAAAATGGGGATATCATAACCGTTGCAGAGAATAATGGTAGCGCAAAAGCTGCTTGTGAGCTAGGAGATATTGTAATATTAAACTATAAAGGGTATCATAATAGATGTTATAATAAATCATCATTAGTTATTAATAGCTATGACTTAGCAAGGTGGGGTACAGCAATTATAAATATTAATGGCAATAATTATGATGTAAAATATACAGATGGTTCAATATCTCGACCATGGAATAAACATAAAAAATTTATTAGCTTTGATTGA
- the gltX gene encoding glutamate--tRNA ligase, with protein MPTSKNVITRFAPSPTGFLHIGGARTALFNWLYTKHVNGKFLLRIEDTDQKRSTQPAINAIIDGLNWLGICYDDQIIYQSQRIARHQEVAMELLKTGKAYYCYTTAEELQELRNNNQTKKHPNKWRNSSETPPKDIKPTIRIKAPTTGFITLNDEVLGTIQFPCEDLDDFVILRSDGTPTYMLAAVVDDHDMQITNIIRGDDHLTNAAKQIIIYNALQWQIPKMAHIPLILGEDGSKLSKRHGALGVDIYQKMGYLPEALRNYLARLGWSHGNDEIIATNKLIEWFDVKDINKSSSRFDFKKLEAINSHYIKIMDNEELLNEILKLLPLIDDIDVIKNNLTDETKNMLLLALTPLKERAKTLLDIINSAKFIFKKLPLEVTEKSKEMLTDFNKDIFKDLINIFTNIEDWNKKNLEEVIKTYLNDNNLKFAQIGPCVRIALTGDYNSISIYDLLIILGKQESIKRLNSQLDKQIVS; from the coding sequence ATGCCAACTTCTAAAAATGTTATTACACGTTTTGCCCCTTCCCCAACTGGCTTTTTACATATTGGAGGAGCACGGACAGCCTTATTTAATTGGCTATACACAAAACATGTTAATGGTAAATTTTTACTTAGAATTGAAGATACAGATCAAAAAAGATCAACTCAGCCCGCAATTAACGCTATTATAGATGGTCTAAATTGGCTAGGTATCTGTTATGATGATCAAATTATCTATCAATCACAACGTATAGCTCGTCATCAAGAAGTTGCGATGGAATTATTAAAGACAGGAAAAGCATATTATTGCTATACCACAGCTGAAGAACTACAAGAATTAAGGAACAATAATCAAACAAAAAAACATCCTAACAAATGGCGAAACTCCTCTGAAACACCACCTAAAGATATTAAACCTACCATTAGAATTAAAGCCCCTACAACCGGCTTCATAACACTTAATGACGAAGTGCTAGGAACTATTCAATTTCCATGTGAAGATCTAGACGATTTTGTAATATTACGTTCTGACGGTACTCCAACATATATGTTAGCAGCTGTTGTAGATGATCATGATATGCAAATAACAAACATTATTAGAGGTGATGATCATTTAACCAATGCAGCTAAGCAAATAATAATTTATAACGCATTACAATGGCAAATTCCTAAAATGGCACATATACCATTAATTTTAGGAGAAGATGGTAGTAAATTATCTAAAAGGCACGGCGCATTAGGTGTGGATATCTATCAAAAAATGGGCTATCTTCCAGAAGCATTACGAAATTATTTAGCACGGCTAGGATGGAGTCATGGAAATGATGAAATTATAGCAACCAATAAATTAATTGAATGGTTCGATGTAAAAGATATAAATAAAAGTTCTTCAAGATTTGATTTTAAAAAATTAGAAGCAATAAATAGTCATTATATAAAAATAATGGATAATGAAGAATTATTAAACGAAATATTAAAATTATTACCATTGATAGATGATATTGATGTTATAAAAAATAATTTAACAGATGAAACTAAAAATATGTTACTATTAGCCCTCACTCCGTTAAAGGAAAGAGCAAAAACTTTATTAGATATAATAAATTCTGCTAAATTTATCTTTAAAAAGTTACCATTGGAAGTTACCGAAAAATCCAAAGAGATGCTAACCGACTTTAATAAAGATATTTTTAAAGACCTAATAAATATTTTTACTAATATAGAAGATTGGAATAAAAAAAACTTAGAAGAAGTTATAAAAACATATCTTAATGATAATAATTTAAAATTTGCTCAAATAGGACCATGCGTAAGAATAGCATTGACCGGTGATTATAATTCAATTTCAATTTATGATTTATTAATCATATTAGGTAAACAAGAATCAATAAAACGATTAAACTCACAATTAGATAAGCAAATAGTCAGTTGA